In the Palaeococcus pacificus DY20341 genome, one interval contains:
- a CDS encoding radical SAM protein, with the protein MKKLKIYIPGISFPSISLTGDYCSLNCAHCGKHYLEGMRKVNRLNLVDYCKTLEEEGYAGCLLSGGLDSRLKVPLDKYAQEIKRIKAETKLKLNAHVGFIDESDLEWVRYVDAVSLDFVANDEVIKRVYRIDKSVKDYLRILDVLTKAGVKVAPHITIGLDFGRVWWEYKAIDMLLDYPIDVLVLDVLIPTKGTEMESVERPSVEESLKVVEYAREKFDGELSIGCMRPLGKWRLEFDKGAILAGVDRLTNPPRKVIEWAKSIRDVEIIYECCVM; encoded by the coding sequence ATGAAAAAGCTTAAAATCTACATTCCAGGCATCAGTTTCCCTTCAATCTCGCTCACAGGGGATTACTGCTCTCTCAACTGTGCCCACTGTGGAAAGCACTACCTTGAGGGGATGCGCAAAGTTAATCGCTTAAACCTCGTTGACTACTGCAAGACCTTGGAGGAAGAAGGTTATGCCGGCTGTTTGCTCAGCGGAGGTCTGGACTCCCGTCTAAAGGTGCCCCTCGATAAGTATGCTCAGGAAATAAAGCGCATAAAAGCTGAGACAAAGCTCAAGCTAAACGCTCACGTTGGTTTTATAGACGAGAGTGATTTGGAATGGGTTAGATATGTTGATGCTGTTTCTCTCGATTTTGTAGCCAATGATGAAGTAATAAAGCGTGTTTATAGGATAGATAAGAGCGTTAAGGACTACCTTAGGATTTTAGACGTTCTCACTAAGGCAGGCGTTAAGGTAGCGCCTCACATAACCATAGGCCTCGACTTTGGAAGGGTTTGGTGGGAGTATAAAGCTATTGACATGCTTTTGGACTATCCTATAGATGTGCTCGTTTTAGACGTTTTGATTCCTACAAAGGGCACGGAGATGGAAAGTGTAGAGCGGCCAAGCGTTGAAGAGAGCTTAAAAGTTGTGGAATACGCTCGGGAGAAATTTGATGGTGAGCTGAGCATAGGGTGTATGCGGCCTCTCGGAAAATGGCGCTTGGAATTTGATAAGGGAGCGATTTTGGCAGGTGTGGATAGGCTTACAAACCCACCCAGAAAAGTTATTGAATGGGCAAAAAGCATTAGAGATGTGGAGATAATTTATGAGTGCTGTGTCATGTGA
- a CDS encoding lipoate--protein ligase family protein — translation MRFIPIIAARPEIQMAIDEAIMRARIEGRVEDTVRLYIFKPSSITIGRFQSVEHDVDMDKCRELNIPVVRRITGGGSVFHDEYGEITYGVIIGENAHPDLKDINASYRFLASPLVAALRELGLNADFAGLNDIIANGKKISGSAQTRRKGVILQHGTFMYATRVDILASVLKVSKKKLADKGVSSIWERVTTLEREGVEMAMMEVYELLKQKFFEEFPLEEGELTDYELELVEKIIEERYGKDEWNFSR, via the coding sequence ATGCGATTTATACCGATTATAGCAGCGCGTCCAGAGATTCAAATGGCGATAGATGAGGCTATAATGAGGGCTAGGATAGAGGGTAGAGTTGAGGATACTGTTAGGCTGTACATCTTTAAGCCGAGTTCTATAACAATAGGGCGGTTTCAGAGTGTTGAGCACGATGTTGACATGGACAAGTGCCGTGAACTTAACATCCCAGTTGTGAGGAGAATTACGGGTGGTGGGAGCGTCTTTCATGACGAATATGGTGAGATAACCTATGGAGTGATTATTGGCGAAAACGCTCACCCAGACTTAAAGGACATCAATGCGAGCTATCGCTTTTTGGCCTCTCCATTAGTGGCTGCGTTGAGAGAGCTTGGCCTAAACGCGGATTTTGCTGGGTTGAACGACATTATAGCAAACGGCAAGAAGATAAGCGGTTCTGCCCAAACCAGGAGAAAAGGTGTTATACTCCAGCACGGCACCTTTATGTATGCAACCAGGGTGGACATTCTAGCTTCCGTCCTCAAGGTCTCGAAAAAGAAGCTTGCCGATAAAGGTGTGAGCAGCATTTGGGAACGCGTAACGACGCTCGAGCGTGAAGGCGTGGAGATGGCAATGATGGAAGTGTATGAGCTCCTAAAGCAGAAGTTCTTTGAGGAGTTCCCACTTGAAGAAGGTGAGCTGACAGATTATGAGCTCGAATTAGTCGAAAAAATAATTGAAGAGCGCTATGGAAAGGATGAATGGAACTTTTCGAGATAG
- a CDS encoding cation diffusion facilitator family transporter — translation MDNVYKPMVVSIVGNIILAVLKVTVGVIYSSLALISDGIHSLSDIITSIIGSLGIKISSKPPDESHPFGHSRFEALFAFFIGMALFLVAYEIGRDSISRVLSGYSLEVNAIMLGVTVISIISKEAMTQYSLRVGRKLNNQILIADAYHHRSDALSSVAVLIGLLLQKFGFIYGDALAGLIVAVLIGKVAVEVVLKNVSYLTGTSPPFELCEKIKKTALSVKGVEGVHDLRAHYVGPKLHVELHIEVPMTLTLKEAHDISEEVRERIERLEEVERAFVHVDIKGVTK, via the coding sequence ATGGACAATGTATACAAGCCCATGGTCGTTAGCATTGTGGGGAACATTATTCTGGCAGTCCTAAAGGTTACTGTGGGTGTTATATACTCCAGCTTAGCATTAATCTCCGATGGAATCCACTCACTATCTGACATCATAACAAGCATAATAGGGAGCTTGGGTATAAAGATCTCTTCAAAGCCTCCAGATGAGAGTCATCCATTTGGACACTCGCGTTTTGAGGCCCTCTTTGCATTTTTCATTGGTATGGCACTGTTTCTAGTGGCGTATGAAATAGGGAGAGACTCTATAAGTCGGGTGCTCTCGGGATACTCACTAGAAGTAAACGCCATAATGTTAGGCGTCACCGTGATTTCAATCATCTCAAAGGAAGCAATGACTCAATATTCCCTTAGAGTAGGAAGAAAGCTCAACAACCAGATACTCATAGCTGATGCTTACCACCATAGGAGTGATGCTTTGAGCAGTGTAGCTGTTCTAATAGGACTTTTGCTCCAAAAGTTTGGCTTTATCTATGGAGATGCTTTAGCCGGCCTTATAGTGGCTGTTTTAATAGGAAAGGTTGCAGTTGAAGTTGTGCTTAAAAATGTGAGCTATTTGACGGGCACTTCCCCTCCTTTTGAGCTCTGCGAGAAAATAAAGAAAACAGCACTTAGCGTAAAAGGCGTTGAAGGAGTGCACGACCTTAGGGCACACTATGTGGGGCCAAAGCTCCACGTTGAGCTCCACATAGAAGTTCCAATGACTCTAACGCTGAAAGAAGCACACGACATAAGTGAAGAGGTTAGGGAAAGAATTGAACGCCTTGAAGAAGTGGAGAGGGCCTTTGTGCATGTCGATATAAAAGGGGTTACAAAGTAG